In one window of Vespa crabro chromosome 6, iyVesCrab1.2, whole genome shotgun sequence DNA:
- the LOC124425201 gene encoding protein dopey-1 homolog isoform X2, producing MGSITMEECELMKDSKYRVYVSAVDKALKNFEYTSEWADLISALGKLNKVLLNHMKFPVIPRRIKISKRLAQCMHPALPSGVHLKALETYDTIFKCMGTNRLSHELFIYSAGLFPLLGHAAMNVRPSLLTVYETHFVPLGERLRPGLSGFLSGVLPGLEDGSDHFDRTNSLLEKVCEGVGAEHFYACLWDCLASNSGIRLPAISFVLSHLNKKIPMEEQKFIMGTDSDIMITALCAGVQDNSVLVQRSALDLLLVGFPVHNSLLLYKDMVLLITAALTTILRRDMSLNRRLFAWLLGTEVNTSILKTKAPSTTNEVLEDAATYFDTYAKEMLIEAIKSLLKNSCEENPQDLKPYRILVSLLDKSDIGPIILDDILFEIFRTFYIACGQSSRIPKTNEVVKSANLLFSTLEPSYVWIHCGFLFEKACQARIKTQCEIKETIVKSIGCGMPNLIEICILTEFLLDTVSLDTFIDTPSDHLPTLFYNIISKLLCHIDLLSCMEISKSLQLCAKILSKVQPTVATTQTDKREIDAKLDSSQNNATTSSNDNSLIAIPLEKSQSDSKLNKADTMNSSYNEKSPNLRRRANSGGTTKRIEKKSKKKGSRSTSKLNDASVTQTDNINVSINEDFKLLSRNKSMENIQTNSEEKEKNALEEKSTILNRNSVYNYMDSTNSLIKETSSAFQAQHSMLEKCLRQYEIFYVKLISNRVLAKEKTVQNMFDSLLISCPRESFNERMHYLELLLNSRLNLEDSGFFSQDLSVVEDIKCFDILHSYTDTIAQSEWEESVKIASTLLVELSTFPKYFLSGDGLLLEDEPKGAIVFPDWLKVLIVCACWLGKQPTLQLTSIATLLDLIALLKAHSDIEIYPKSGEGVTTVVMIPLLKQWHITYLIQYTNVFQVLAHSLWHHLGELPAHKYRMRCVELMHELHHALHDSCDAVEDVIGSALASDNMEKKIEAFNRFATLWHLGREIETNPRLRGCLRAFDQSLLKMLDNLQLSDNSPLKLLAQSWLLHSLMRGDISRILDPLLTMLLDPSTCRMSVLHVSIQHSNTVLTKNDPVEEKSEIQDDTEGAAKIYAISSVDGNVIYHVSDGMNEDKKSKKEKKKKKSINPVKVKRIFAVTTLATGDNCNHYVTERNQFMKELEVPPSISGNRKISVFVNPLSINCNENSNDSLTEDDSFSSMKKSNLTTEILKNATRFKKIDFDKGSTASLDESLFESANSSLKGKDKNALKKMNGDIGSSLDSITNSFDSSSPEINNKQNKPKKEHIMISGGSREVAGTILKGKYQSTNEFTTGYDVHDVGSFETSAEVPSWTMEGEEGDIDLSTTAEEYFSNSSTTSIVEEILNEVLDRVMQMCDVETSKNTDDVIQNNVKVNRNSGVGVHNLHSHMLLYCGVYDSTRTLYALRTLRNELITNTRMFLCCAATTGVANATKNTTLLNLLARHRKSVFGRNFHGDVAYTEFIAAYRSSMYLEVLISVCLYFARSYYPNLGQMRLTQEEISGNRQVQLASAELLTLIFSELIHIVRDSGKGFSCYIVDLLAKCKVQKVALHCLVSSVMSMKNANKENEEIFTFTEEIISFNDPIIENEINKCKYRASDHTEAFQIQLLRLLLALIMLEHQCSIQKGEEIGVMTTSIPSTPTRSVSSLTANSLKYVPGIPIPQQSMFLNSILSALQLEHMRHLHQHWTTLVTSSLPFMGSSLTSIVTSVIHQLCYNIEHLASYYINEEATLLSKLQDISTVECCLPADYTVTHLEALTFLLHYCLLDTSQQIGFSFNQPLSGTVQTGVPGANPGQIFSNLIHVFMPSPLSSELTSKEKNGANELHQHARRTALSHLPRIIASLSTLWQAVLATKDNEQATCVVGSPRIVKHQLLELLSPISFHHGVNFLAAVAVAWHERRQSTASSKKVLPEACPNQQVMVHLVSAIRVIPIDTLVQTVHQVVKTPPPIHGVKQDFSLEVSVLELLYVYMQSNASQSLIESWASLLGLLKDGLSLTAPAQFLLLAILNEYVQKCPPMQEKKDIRDLQDVSAKLIESCSQIAGACLEQTTWLRRNLAVREDVFEVVEGSSEGKEGKSGAVTPGTPPNVAFSVQAQGVLAEILAPLLDVSYGSQEKERVVTLLTNLMYNVTPYLKNHTMKNIASFTACSQLLSSLSGYQYTRKAWRKDVLDLLLDPAFFQMTPACLPYWRTIIDNLMTHDNTTFRDLMNRVSMAQSSSISIFSTREQEYEQKAQLLKRLAFVILCSEMDQYHKYMPEIQERLADSLRLPQVIPSIQAQVFLCFRVLLLRMSPQHATSLWPVIVSELVQVFLYIEHELNTDSEEFSSHIKVISVLDSSWAINASNGLQAHGHPHWLQLQLAAAKLLDLVLLLPAHRLPQFQMYRWAFVGDAAVGCSNNNNLSSDFVPHITRIAKLMDNKYKQETPVSQITPGELILTSNSIRSLQDLHHFFTRLSRKSNNVCAPINNIQLESVIEQDFLEKMPAVPAR from the exons ATGGGTTCCATCACTATGGAAGAATGTGAACTTATGAAAGATTCTAAATATCGCgt CTATGTCTCTGCTGTAGACAAggctttaaaaaattttgaatatacTAGCGAATGGGCAGATCTTATTTCTGCGCTTGGTAAATTAaacaaagtattattaaatcatatgAAGTTTCCAGTAATTCcaaggagaataaaaatatcaaagagatTAGCACAATGTATGCATCCTGCTTTGCCTTCTGGCGTTCATTTAAAAGCTTTGGAAACTTACGATACCATTTTTAAATGCATGGGTACAAATAGACTTAGCCatgaactttttatatatagtgcag gTCTTTTCCCATTATTGGGCCATGCTGCTATGAATGTAAGACCATCTTTATTGACTGTATATGAAACTCATTTTGTACCCCTTGGAGAAAGACTAAGACCAGGATTGAGTGGATTTTTAAGTGGCGTACTTCCTGGCTTGGAAGATGGTTCTGATCATTTTGATag aaCTAACTCTCTGTTAGAGAAAGTATGTGAAGGAGTAGGTGCAGAGCATTTTTATGCATGCTTATGGGATTGTTTGGCTTCAAATTCTGGAATACGTTTACCTGCTATATCTTTTGTACTGTcacatttgaataaaaaaatacctaTGGAAGAGCAGAAATTTATTATGGGTACTGACAGTGATATTatg ATTACTGCGTTATGCGCTGGAGTACAGGATAACTCAGTTCTAGTACAAAGAAGTGCTTTGGACTTATTATTGGTTGGTTTTCCTGTACACAAtagtttattgttatataaggatatggtattattaattacagcTGCTCTTACTACGATATTGAGAAGAGACATGAGCTTGAACag GCGTCTATTTGCATGGCTTTTGGGAACTGAAGTAAATACATCAATCTTAAAAACGAAAGCTCCTTCAACGACCAATGAAGTTCTAGAGGATGCAGCTACTTATTTTGATACATATGCAAAAGAAATGTTAATTGAAGCtattaaatcattattgaaaaatagttGCGAAGAAAATCCTCAAGATTTAAAACCATATAGAATATTAGTTTCATTATTAGATAAATCAGATATTGGACCAATAATCTTAGATGACATtttgtttgaaatatttag aACTTTTTATATTGCTTGCGGACAGTCAAGTAGAATACCAAAAACCAATGAAGTGGTCAAATCAGCAAATTTGCTATTTTCAACATTAGAACCGTCTTATGTTTGGATACATTGTGgttttttgtttgaaaaagCTTGTCAAGCTAGGATTAAAACTCAGTGTGAAATCAAAGAGACGATTGTTAAATCTATTGGTTGTGGAATGccaaatttaattgaaatatgcaTATTAACAGAATTTCTATTAGATACTGTATCATTGGACACATTTATAGATACCCCTTCTGATCATTTACCTACTTTGTTTTACAACATTATTAGTAAATTATTGTGCCATATCGATCTGCTTTCTTGTATGGAAATCTCAAAAAGTCTTCAACTATGTGCGAAGATTCTATCCAAAGTACAACCAACAGTAGCGACAACACAAACAGACAAGCGTGAAATAGATGCAAAATTGGATTCTTCTCAAAATAATGCTACTACAAGTAGCAATGATAATTCTTTGATTGCAATTCCATTGGAAAAAAGTCAATCAGATAGTAAATTAAACAAAGCTGATACTATGAATAGTtcttataatgaaaaaagtcCAAATCTTAGAAGAAGAGCAAATTCTGGTGGTACTActaaaagaattgaaaaaaaatctaagaagaaaggaagtagAAGTACTTCCAAACTGAATGATGCTTCTGTAACACAAACTGACAACATTAATGTTTCAATTAATGaagattttaaattattatcaagaaataaaagtatggAAAATATACAGACAAATtctgaagaaaaagagaaaaatgcgttggaagaaaaatcaacgatattaaatCGTAATTCTGTATACAATTATATGGATTCTAcgaattcattaataaaagaaacatctTCAGCATTTCAAGCTCAACATTCGATGCTGGAAAAATGTTTACgtcaatatgaaattttttatgtgAAATTAATTAGTAACAGAGTACTTGCTAAAGAAAAGACTGTACAGAATATGTTTGAtagtttattaatttcttgtcCTAGAGAAAGTTTTAACGAAAGAATGCATTATTTAGAACTTCTATTGAACTCCAGATTAAATTTGGAAGATTCTGGGTTCTTCAGTCAAGATTTATCTGTTGTTGAAGACATTAAATGTTTTGATATTCTTCACTCATATACTGACACAATAGCTCAATCTGAATGGGAAGAATCTGTTAAAATTGCATCAACTTTACTTGTTGAATTATCAACTTttccaaaatattttctttctggaGATGGTTTATTGCTGGAAGATGAACCAAAAGGAGCAATTGTCTTTCCTGATTGGCTAAAGGTCTTGATTGTTTGTGCTTGCTGGTTAGGAAAACAACCAACATTGCAGTTAACAAGTATTGCAACATTGCTAGATTTAATAGCATTGTTAAAGGCACATagtgatatagaaatatatccaAAAAGTGGAGAAGGTGTAACAACTGTAGTTATGATACCATTATTAAAACAGTGGCATATAACTTACTTAATACAGTATACCAACGTATTTCAA GTGTTAGCACATTCTTTGTGGCATCATCTTGGTGAGTTACCTGCTCATAAATACAGGATGAGATGTGTTGAGTTAATGCATGAATTACATCATGCTTTGCATGATTCCTGTGATGCCGTTGAAGATGTAATAGGATCTGCACTTGCATCTGATAACatggagaaaaagatagaagcgTTCAATAGATTTGCAACCTTATGGCACCTTGGACGAGAAATTGAAACAAATCCTAGACTACGCGGATGCTTACGAGCATTCGACCA GTCCTTGTTAAAAATGTTAGATAATCTTCAATTATCAGATAATTCaccattgaaattacttgcaCAGTCGTGGCTTCTTCATTCACTTATGCGAGGAGATATTTCTCGTATATTGGATCCATTACTAACTATGTTATTAGATCCGTCTACATGTCGTATGAGTGTCCTCCATGTTAGTATACAACATAGTAATACtgttttaacaaaaaatgatCCTGTTGAAGAAAAATCTGAAATACAAGATGATACAGAAGGTGCTGCTAAGATATATGCAATTAGTTCTGTAGatggtaatgttatatatcATGTTAGCGATGGCATGAATGAggataaaaaatcaaaaaaggaaaaaaagaaaaaaaaatctataaatcctgtaaaagtaaaaagaatatttgctGTTACGACATTAGCTACTGGTGATAATTGTAATCACTATGTTACTGAACGAAATCAGTTTATGAAGGAATTAGAAGTTCCACCTAGTATTTCTGGCAATCGCAAAATTTCAGTATTTGTAAATCCTCTGTCAATAAATTGTAACGAAAATTCAAATGATTCGTTAACAGAGGATGACTCTTTTTCCAGtatgaaaaaatcaaatttgacaacagaaatattaaaaaatgctactagatttaaaaaaatagattttgatAAAGGCTCTACAGCTAGTCTTGATGAGAGTCTCTTTGAATCTGCTAATTCAAGTCTCAAAGGAAAGGACAAAAatgctttaaaaaaaatgaatggcGACATAGGGTCATCATTGGATTCTATTACAAATAGTTTTGATTCTAGTAGTCCAGAAATAAACAATAAGCAAAATAAGCCAAAAAAGGAACATATTATGATATCAGGTGGTTCAAGAGAAGTAGCAGGAACTATTTTAAAAGGCAAATATCAAAGTACTAATGAATTTACGACAGGCTATGATGTACATGATGTAGGAAGCTTTGAAACAAGTGCTGAAGTTCCTAGTTGGACAATGGAGGGTGAAGAAGGTGATATTGACTTGAGTACTACAGCAGAAGAATATTTCAGTAATTCTAGTACGACCAGCATTGTAGAAGAAATATTGAATGAAGTTCTTGATCGAGTAATGCAAATGTGTGATGTTGAAACTAGTAAGAAT ACGGATGACGttatacaaaataatgtaaaagtaaATCGCAATTCTGGAGTAGGTGTTCACAATCTTCACTCTCATATGCTTCTTTATTGTGGAGTATATGATTCAACAAGAACCTTATATGCTTTACGTACATTGAGAAATGAACTTATAACAAATACTAGAATGTTTCTGTGTTGTGCGGCAACAACTGGTGTCGCTAATGCCACAAAAAATACAAcactattaaatttattagctAGACATAGAAAGAGTGTATTTGGAAGAAACTTTCATGGTGATGTAGCTTATACAGAATTTATAGCAGCCTACAGAAGTAGCATGTATTTGGAAGTTTTAATTAGTGTCTGTCTTTATTTTGCTAGaagttattatcctaatttagGACAAATGAGACTCACACAAGAAGAAATTTCTGGAAATCGACAA gtACAACTTGCAAGTGCAGAACTGTTAACTTTAATATTCTCTGAACTAATTCATATTGTACGAGATTCTGGAAAAGGTTTTAGTTGTTATATAGTAGATTTACTCGCTAAATGCAAAGTACAAAAAGTTGCACTTCATTGTCTTGTATCAAGTGTGATGAGTATGAAAAAtgcaaataaagaaaatgaagaaatctTTACGTTCACcgaagaaataatatcgtttaatgatcctattatagaaaatgaaattaataaatgcaaATATAGAGCAAGTGATCACACTGAAGCTTTTCAAATACAACTCTTAAG GTTGTTGTTAGCTTTGATAATGTTAGAACATCAATGTAGTAtacaaaaaggagaagaaattgGTGTTATGACAACATCTATACCAAGTACCCCAACTCGATCCGTTTCAAGCCTAACAGCTAATAGCTTGAAATATGTACCTGGTATTCCAATTCCACAACAGTCAATGTTTCTTAACAGCATTCTTAGTGCATTACAATTG GAACATATGAGACATCTGCATCAACATTGGACAACTCTTGTTACATCTAGCCTGCCATTTATGGGCTCATCATTAACATCTATAGTAACATCAGTGATTCATCAACTGTGTTATAATATTGAACATTTAGCTTCTTATTACATCAATGAAGAAGCAACTCTGCTTTCAAAATTGCAAGATATAAGCACAGTTGAATGCTGCTTACCTGCTGATTATACAGTCACGCATTTAGAAGCACTAACATTTTTGCTTCATTATTGTTTACTGGATACTTCACAACAAATTGGTTTCTCATTTAATCAACCATTAAGTGGTACCGTTCAAACTGGTGTACCTGGTGCAAATCCTGGACAAATTTTTAGTAATCTTATTCATGTTTTTATGCCAAGTCCGCTTTCGTCg gaACTTacatcaaaagagaaaaatggggCAAATGAATTACATCAACATGCGAGAAGAACAGCATTGAGTCATTTACCAAGAATAATTGCTTCACTTTCAACTTTATGGCAAGCAGTTTTAGCTACAAAGGACAA tGAACAAGCAACTTGTGTAGTTGGCAGTCCAAGAATAGTGAAGCATCAACTATTAGAACTTCTATCACCTATATCTTTTCATCATGGAGTAAACTTTCTTGCTGCAGTTGCAGTTGCTTGGCATGAAAGGCGACAATCTACTGCTTCTTCAAAGAAG gtactCCCAGAAGCTTGTCCAAATCAACAAGTAATGGTACATTTAGTTAGTGCCATACGTGTTATACCAATTGATACATTAGTTCAAACAGTACATCAAGTAGTAAAGACACCACCCCCGATTCATGGTGTTAAACAAGATTTTTCATTAGAAGTTTCTGTGTTAGAATTACTTTATGTTTACATGCAAAGTAATGCTTCACAGTCACTTATTGAATCGTGGGCATCATTACTTGGTTTATTGAAAGATGGTTTATCCTTAACAGCACCTGctcaattcttattattagcaatCTTAAATGAATATGTACAAAAATGCCCTCCCatgcaagagaaaaaagatattcgagACTTACAAGATGTATCTGCAAAG TTAATTGAATCATGTTCACAAATAGCTGGAGCATGTTTAGAACAAACAACATGGTTAAGAAGGAATTTAGCTGTACGCGAAGATGTTTTTGAAGTTGTTGAAGGTTCTTCTGAAGGTAAAGAAGGCAAAAGTGGTGCTG tAACACCAGGCACACCTCCAAATGTAGCTTTTAGTGTTCAAGCACAAGGAGTTTTAGCTGAAATATTAGCACCTTTATTAGATGTCAGTTATGGCtcacaagaaaaagaaagagttgtTACGTTACTTACGAATCTTATGTATAATGTTACACCGTATCTTAAAAATCATAC gATGAAAAATATTGCATCATTCACAGCTTGTTCTCAATTACTAAGTTCTCTTTCCGGATATCAATACACTAGAAAAGCTTGGCGTAAGGATGTGCTTGATTTATTACTTGATCCTGCATTCTTTCAAATGACGCCTGCATGTTTACCATATTGGAGAACAATTATAGATAATCTAATGACACACGATAATACCACTTTCCGAGATTTAATGA atcGCGTTTCAATGGCACAAAGTAGCAGCATCAGTATTTTTTCCACGAGAGAACAGGAATATGAACAAAAAGCACAACTTTTGAAGAGATTggcttttgtaattttatgtaGTGAGATGGatcaatatcataaatatatgcCAGAAATTCAAG aacgaCTTGCTGATAGTCTACGTTTACCGCAAGTGATACCATCAATTCAGGCACAAGTATTTTTGTGTTTTCGGGTATTACTTTTACGAATGTCACCACAACATGCTACTTCTCTGTGGCCTGTTATAGTCAGTGAACTTGTACAAGTTTTTCTATACATCGAACATGAATTAAACACAGACAGCGAGGAATTTAG tTCACATATAAAAGTAATCTCTGTTTTGGATTCTTCTTGGGCTATAAATGCTAGCAATGGTCTGCAAGCTCATGGTCATCCACACTGGTTACAGTTACAACTTGCTGCTGCTAAATTATTAGATCTTGTGTTATTACTTCCAGCACACAGATTACCGCAATTTCAAAT GTATAGATGGGCATTTGTCGGTGATGCTGCAGTAGGatgttcaaataataataatctctctTCTGATTTTGTGCCACACATAACAAGGATAGCAAAGCTTATGGATAACaag taCAAACAGGAAACACCTGTCTCACAGATAACTCCAGGAGAACTGATCTTAACATCCAATTCAATACGTTCCTTGCAAGATTTGCATCATTTTTTTACTAGGCTTAGTCGTAAATCAAATAACGTTTGTGCTCCtatcaataatatacaatTGGAAAGTGTAATAGAACAAGactttttagaaaaaatgCCGGCTGTACCTGCGAggtag